A DNA window from Ranitomeya imitator isolate aRanImi1 chromosome 2, aRanImi1.pri, whole genome shotgun sequence contains the following coding sequences:
- the LOC138666333 gene encoding uncharacterized protein produces MVTSSRCNGPAPPMVSHMVTSSPRCIGPVQSIISHIDTFSPICNSLAPSMVSHMVTSSPRCNGPAPPTVSHMVTSPRCNCPAPSMVSHMVTSSRCNGPAPPMVSHMVTSSPRCNGPAPSMVRHMVTSSPRCSGPAPPMVSHMVTSYPGCNSPAPPIVSHMVTSSRCMARCHLCSVIWSHFLDVTALCSGPAPPMVSYMVTSSPRCNGPVPSMVIHMVTSSPIWNSPAPPMMYGPAPPMFSHMVTFPRCNGPVPSMVSHIVTSSPICNSPAPPMFSHMVTSSPRCNGPVPSIISHMVTSSPRCSGPAPPMVSYMVTSSPRCNGPVPSMVSHMVTSSPIWNSPAPPMVSHMVTSSPRCSGLGPPMVSHMVTSSPRCNGPAPSMVSHMVTYSPGCNGPAPPMVSHMVTSSPRCSGPGPPMVSHMVTSSPGCNGPAPPIVSHMVTYSPRCNSPVPPIVSHMVTSSRCMARRHLSLAPSMVSHMVTSSPGWNCPAPSTVSHMVTSSPRCNSTAPPTVSHMVTSSPRCNGPVPPMVSHMVTSSPRCNGPEPPIVSHMVTSPRCNSPAPPIVSHLVTSSRCNGPAPPMISHMVTSSPRCNGPAPTIVSHMVTSYPRRIGLAPPMVNHMVTSSPGCNGLAPPMVSHLVTYSPRCNSPAPPMGPSYGHIFS; encoded by the exons ATGGTCACATCTTCTAGATGTAACGGCCCGGCGccacctatggtcagtcatatggtcacatcttctcctagatGTATCGGCCCTGTACAATCTATAATCAGTCATATAGACACATTTTCTCCTATATGTAACAGCCTGGCGCCAtctatggtcagtcatatggtcacatcttctcctagatGTAACGGCCCGGCGCCACCTAcagtcagtcatatggtcacatctccTAGATGTAACTGCCCGGCGCCAtctatggtcagtcatatggtcacatcttctagATGTAACGGCCCGGCAccacctatggtcagtcatatggtcacatcttctcctagatGTAACGGCCCGGCGCCATCTATGGTCAGacatatggtcacatcttctcctagatgtagcggcccggcgccacctatggtcagtcatatggtcacatcttatCCTGGATGTAACAGCCCGGCGCCACCTatagtcagtcatatggtcacatcttctagATGTATGGCCCGGTGCCACCTATgttcagtcatatggtcacatttCCTAGATGTAACGGCCCT atgtagcggcccggcgccacctatggtcagttatatggtcacatcttctcctagatGTAACGGCCCTGTACCATCTATGGTCAttcatatggtcacatcttctcctatATGGAATAGCCCGGCGccacctatg ATGTATGGCCCGGCGCCACCTATgttcagtcatatggtcacatttCCTAGATGTAACGGCCCTGTACCATCTATGGTCAGTCATATAGTCACATCTTCTCCTATATGTAACAGCCCAGCGCCACCTATgttcagtcatatggtcacatcttctcctagatGTAATGGCCCTGTACCATCTATaatcagtcatatggtcacatcttctcctagatgtagcggcccggcgccacctatggtcagttatatggtcacatcttctcctagatGTAACGGCCCTGTACCAtctatggtcagtcatatggtcacatcttctcctatATGGAATAGCCCGGCGccacctatggtcagtcatatggtcacatcttctcctagatGTAGCGGCCTGGGGccacctatggtcagtcatatggtcacatcttctcctagatGTAACGGCCCGGCGCCAtctatggtcagtcatatggtcacatatTCTCCTGGATGTAACGGCCCGGCGccacctatggtcagtcatatggtcacatcttctcctagatGTAGCGGCCCGGGGccacctatggtcagtcatatggtcacatcttctcctggATGTAACGGCCCGGCGCCACCTatagtcagtcatatggtcacatatTCTCCTAGATGTAACAGCCCGGTGCCACCcatagtcagtcatatggtcacatcttctagATGTATGGCCCGGCGCCACCTaag CCTGGCGCCAtctatggtcagtcatatggtcacatcttctccgGGATGGAACTGCCCAGCACCATCTAcagtcagtcatatggtcacatcttctcctagatGTAACAGCACGGCGCCACCTacggtcagtcatatggtcacatcttctcctagatGTAATGGCCCGGTAccacctatggtcagtcatatggtcacatcttctcctagatGTAACGGCCCGGAGCCCCCTatagtcagtcatatggtcacatctccTAGATGTAACAGCCCGGCACCACCTATAGTCAGTCATTTGGTCACATCTTCTAGATGTAACGGCCCGGCACCACCTATGAttagtcatatggtcacatcttctcctagatGTAATGGCCCGGCACCAACTatagtcagtcatatggtcacatcttatCCTAGACGTATCGGCCTGGCGCCACCTATGGTCAatcatatggtcacatcttctcctggATGTAACGGCCTGGCGCCACCTATGGTCAGTCATTTGGTCACATATTCTCCTAGATGTAACAGCCCGGCACCACCTATGGGTCcgtcatatggtcacatcttctcctag